Within Spinacia oleracea cultivar Varoflay chromosome 4, BTI_SOV_V1, whole genome shotgun sequence, the genomic segment aattccggaaacggaaatattaaatatttgttcgaaacggaaattaattccggaatcggaaatattaaatattgttcgtatcggaaatgaattccagaatcggaaaatttaatcggaagcgcatcgtacgaataagcatcggacgaggcctgccggacgaggcccagcacgaagccaggccatcgcccagcaagccaagcgcgccgcacaaacagcaacgccaggcccagcacaaggccaggcccagcaggctgcgcgcagcgcgcagcgcgcacagcgcgcacagcacgcgcagcgcgcagcgcgcgcgggcgctgagtgggctgctgctcgcgcgcacgcatggggcccatcgtggctgccgtgcgtgtgtgtgcaagtgtttgtgttcgtgcacgtttcctaaaacatgcagagttcggttaatgattaaattcctaattctatttgataaattaattaaattagagttcttgtaggattctaggtttaattaatttgtatctgaataggatttcgattccctttccataccgctataaatatgaggctagggctcacaatttataacacaagtttcaaagtattcaaagtgagtttttgagagaaaaattcagtcacacatttgcctataaagtgccgaaaataatagtaccttaagggcgattctagttggtcaatcttaaggcggatccggacgtgctgtggactatctacggagggacgacacttggagtcctaaagacttgttcttgttcggttcgggcgcagctagggaaggcacgcaacaaagagtatgcatctaatctatgctaaatgattatgtgtaaataatatgttttcctgggtttatggtttttccgcatgatttatgaattgtcatatgtatcataacctaacatcttgATGACTCAAGTACCTTCCTTCTGTCCAACCCTTTTGTAAAGGGATCCGCCAGGTTCTTCTCCGTTCTCACATATTCCAGAGAAATCAAACCATTCACAATAAACTGCCTTACAGATTCATGTGTCACGTGAATGTGTCTCTTCTTGCCATTATACACACTGTTCTTTGCAACAGCTATGGCGGCTTATGAATCACAATGAATAGGTGCAGAAGGAGTTGGCTTACCTCATAATGGAATGTCTGCTAATAAGTTTCTCAACCAATCGGCTTCTTGCGCTGCAAGATCTAAAGCAACGAACTCTACCTCCATGGTAGATCGAGCTATGCACGTTTGTTTTGACGACTTCCATGAAATCGCACTTCCACATAAGGTAAAAACATAGCCACTTGTTGAGATCACCTCATCACTGTCTGTCACCCAATTCAAATCACAATGCCCTTCGATTACCAATGAGCATCAAGAAAGTTTAAACCCCATTCCATGGTGCGTCTAAGGTATATCAATAAATATTTGAAGACACTCTAGTGCTCCTCGCTTGGATTATGGGTATAATGGCTGAGTCTACTCGCTGCAAAAACAATATCAGGTCTTGTGCAATTCATCAGGAACATAAGACTACCAATCACCTTGGCATATTCGTCCTGAGAAACACTCGTTCCATTAGTCTTGAACAAATGTTTGTTCGGATCACACAGCGTCCTAACGGGCACCACATCGAAGCAATCAAACTTCTTCAAGATCTTCTCCACATAATGAGTTTGAGACAACATGTAGACTTTGTCGATTTTAGTGACTCTCACACCAAGTATCACTCAAACCTCACCAAAGTCTTTCATCTCAAATTTGGAGGACAAGAAGTTCTTAGTTTCATTTATGGCATCTATACTAGCACTGAATAAGAGCATATTATCAATATATAAGCATATAATCACGCATTGAGTACCAAACCTCTTTGTGTAGACACATGCATCGCTACCATTCACCACAAAACTAAAACTAAGAATAGTATTATGAAATTTTTCATACCATTGCTTCGGTGCCTGCTTCAAACTGTATAATGATTTTTTAAGTCTGCATACCTTATTCTCCATGCCAGGAACTACAAAGCCGGGGGGTTGCTCCATGTAGATTTCCTCCTCCAGATCTCCATTTAGGAAAGTTGTTTTAACATCAATCTGATGAACAATCAGATTAAATGAAAATGCTAAGGCAAATAAGATAAAAATAGTAGCTATCTTAGTCACAGGAGAGTGTGTATAGAAATAATCAACACTAAACTTCTGTGAGAATCCTCAAATCAAAAGCCTGACCTTGAACCTTTCGACTGAACCATCAATCTTCTTTTTCCTCTTGAAAATCCACTTGCATCCTATGGCCCTACTCCCTTTCGGAAGTTCCACCAACTCCCAGGTCTGATTCGTCAAGATGGATTCAAGTTCACTATTGATTGCTTCCTTCCAGAAACTCGCATCAACTGACCTCTTAGCGTCTTCATAGGTTTTGGGGTCATCATCTACTACCCGTAGACACACCATTAATTTATCCAAACCATCCATATTAGGAACATTGTAAGAAAGTCAGGTCCGAAACTTGTTTTTGTCCTTTGCCTTTTACTTCTCCTAGGTGTCCCTTGATAATCAACCCTAGAGGAAGTTCTATCTTGAGAAGAATGTCCTGCAGGTGGGGTAGAAAAGGATAGTAATTAGTATTAATATTATCTTTCAAGGGAAATACCTGCTTGAGGAACTCAGCATCACGAGCCTCGCATATCAAGTGAACCTGTATGTTGCATTGTTCTCCGCATAGCCTACCAACACAATATCAAATGTTCTCGATCTTACAGTTGGCCGTTTGAAAGATGGATAATCTACTTTTGCCAAACACTCCCACACTTTCAAGTAGCTCATGTTAGGAGTATAACCTTTCCAATACTCATACGGAGTCTTGTCCAACATTTTGTGAGTGATCCTGTTCAGCACAAAGTTTACAGCTAGCACTGCTTCCCCCCACAAGTTATCAGGAAGACCTGAACTGAAAAGCATTGCATTCATCATTTCTTTCAATGTTCGGTTTTTTCTTTATGCTATGCCATTCTGTTGTGGGGGTATAGGGAGCTGTCACCTCATGAATAATGCCTTCCTTCTCGCACACTTCCTTCAGAAATGTTGACCCATATTCTCCACCTCTGTCAGACCGTACCCTTTGGATCTTCCGATCTAACTTATTTTCTACCTCTGCTTTATACACCAGGAACTTGGACTTTGATTCATCTTTAGACCTTAAAAGGTAGACCTTGAAAAATCATCAATGAAATGAATATATATAGTAGCGTTTTTCACCTCTACTTTCCAAGTTCTTGAAATCTGCCAAGTCTGTGTGAATTAACTCTAACAATGTTTTTTCCCTCTTTGTGACTGGTTTGTATGGTTTCTTCACTAACTTTGACTTAACGCATACACCACATTTATTGTGTCCATCAATTGTCATATTGCGGAGCAGATTTAAGCTCTTCATATGTTTCGATTTGCTCACCCCCACATGTCCCATTCTATTATGCCACAAATCAATGGACTCAACAATGTAAGCAGAAGAAGAATTCTTATTCATggtaaaataaaatacaaagtcaaaaacaaataaacccccattaAGGTATCCCTTTCCTACATATTCGTCATTGCAGGTGCACAAGCTTGTTAGCTTCAAAAACTAACTTAACACCTACTTTGTTTAACAAAGCACCAAAAATCAAATTCCTACGAAGGGATGGTACATACATTACATTGTGTAAAGCTAGTGTTTTTCCAGAAGTGAAATTGAGAATCACCTTGCCCTTCCCAAGTACCTCAGAGATTCTTGAATTTTCCATGTAGACTTGTTTGCCCTCTTCAACTTTCTCCAATTCCAcgaacatgtctttgttggcACATAAGTGTCTCGAAGCCCCTGTGTCAACGATCCACTCAGTTATGTTTTCCACCAGGTTCACCTCAGAATTCACAGCAACTATCACATCATCTGTCTCTGCAATATGAGCCTTACTCTTTAGTTTAGCCTTGTTGTTTCTCTTCTTGTTCCTACATTAGTACTTGTAATGTCCCTCCTTTCCACAACCATAGCATACGCCTGTGAACTTCTTATCAATTCTCCCTTTCTACACAAACTTTCCTTTCTTCGTGTTTCCCGAACTTTGTCCCCTGTTCAAGTTACCATGGCCTGCATTTTTATCAGAATAAACATTAGTTTCAAAAAGATTTGCCCTCACAGCAAGTTCATTCTTGGGTTTCAGTGGAGTATCTTTGAGCCGGTTTACTTCTTCAACCTTCATATGACTCACTAACTCAACAAGAGTCAGATCCCTTTTCTTATGCTTCAGAAGGTTCCTGTAATCAGACCAGGAATCAGGCAATTTCTCAATCAATACATTGGCCTGAAGAATTTCGCACATCTTAATGCCTTCAGCAAGCTAGAACTTTAGCAACTAGGGTTTCATATTCATGGACTTGCTCCATGACATGCTTAGTATCAACCATCTTAAAATTCAGCCAATTTCCAGTAACATACTTCTTCTTCCCAGCATCATCTACAATTCTTCTCTAGAGATTCCCAAATTGCCTTGGCCGATTTTACTTCAATACAAAGATAAAAAATTGGGATAGCCATGTGATACACCATATGAGCCATAACAACCTTATTGTCTTTGTCATGCTTTTTAACATATTCTTCATTATTACTCGTAGCAGTTGTACTACTAGTTGATTTTCAAGTTTGAACAGGTGTATCAAGAACAGTAATAGTTTTTTCACTTGAAGTTGTAGGGATAGGGCGATCATTGAACAACACATAATCAATATCAGCTTGTTCAAAATGAGTCAGCAATTTTTGAGACCACCTCTTATAATTAGCTCCATCAAGTGGTTCCAATTTTGACAGATCCAAAATAAAACGAGATTGCGGTAATCCAGACATGATTTCAGTAGTAAAAATTCACTTCTAAATTGTATGAAATAAAGCTATTGAAATCAAAAAAAAGAGAACTTGACTAAATTTACTTGATTAATGATTTCTGAATTACAATGATTGTGTCATGGTATGAAGGTCACTAACTTAGAAGCGAATTTCACCACTACCGGTACAGGCTTTAAATTGACGAATGCCCCCCAAGGTTAACACAATCCTCCTCTAAATTTGTGCACCCAAACTCAGAAGGTGGAACTGCTCAAGAACTGCACGGATCTCTAACAGGGTTTAGGATTTGTGTTTAGGATTTGTGTTTAGGAATTGTGTTATGGGGTCAATAATTTTGTGTGTCGTATGTATATTTTGACGAAGCACCcaagtgtatatatatatatatatatatatatatatatatatatatatatatatatatatatatatatatatatatatatatatatatatatatatatatatatatatatccttgACAGAAATTATGAATAACAAGAACTATTGgttccccttttcttttcttaatcaCAGAGCAAATAGGAAATATAAGTTAGGTAAAGTATTTTTCTACCTTCCAAACACTTGCACCTCACGAGTTTGCTTTTCACTCGCAATCAGAGTGTTCCACTACTATACTATGGCAAACAAGCCTCTGCCACAACCAAGGTGGGAAAGCAACCGAAAATTTAGGGAATAAAGGTTAAACACTCCatatttatttttactttttttgcATTACAACCAACAGCACCTTCATTTTAGTAAATGGGTGAATGACCTTGTTGCTATTTTCTTATCACGAATAGAGTCTGTGTATGCTTCATAAATTTGCTTTGAAACGTTGAAACTGTGAATTTTTTCTGTATATTCTCATCTAACTCATGATCAAGTTTGGATATTATTTAAGAACAGTAGTGCACAAAGAAGGGGATGAAGGCAAATAACAGTGTTGGTGTTGGATTCAGATAATAGAAAAACTTGAGTGAACTTGAAGCTGGATGATAATTTATGTGCGTTCCGTAGGTTAGATAATTAGATTATTAGCATCGTTGTAGCCAGTTTGTGTTATAACCACACCCTGGAATAGGCATCTTTCAGTTAAAAGTTAAAATTAGTGTTACCTAATTCTTTAAATACCCTACGAACCGTTAACATAAAAAGGGATAATAACATGAAAAATTGTACAATTTGGGTTTAATTTAGCACATTGGTAGTAAATTGTGTATCCGCATGGCTGTATCCCGTCTCATACTTACAAATCAGGTAACAGTAGTTAACGTACACTCAAACCAGTATTTAGTTGTTAAGACATTGCTGGCCTCAATAGATAACGTTTGAGTGAAACTGGCCTCAAACCAGTATTTAGTTGAGATTTTGTCGTCACTTGCCCCGTTCTATCTTTTTAGACCGACCATATAGACAATCTGGATCTGGAAATATAAAATGGTCAGTGTTAGTAGCTGTTGTTGTTAATTAACAACTAATTTAAATGTCTAGAAGACTTTAGATGTGTTGTTGATAACTTCctacgaaaatgataaatgtcatgcgacctttaagtcgtgtcacaatgatgacatgtcatACTTATGTGtcgtgatttaaattggaaactaaaatatttaaattatataacctattatatatatttcaaaaaaacgtaggaaaatcttaatattctaatttgtttccttctttatatcgattaccttatttatatattttgatagtaaaaatattgcattgatagtaaaaatattgtgaTGACGCAAACCTACGtgacgcctatatgtaccaattagaTTCCAACACGTAAGATttcgacaactaaatgttgtcgcaacttgcgacctttatcatcacccaactTCCTATATTATCTAGACGGTTTGTTAAGTTACTATAATTGCAAAAGAAGATCATGATTTGGTTGATGTTTCCAGCTTGTAATATCATAGATTCGCAACAGCTATTTGTTATAGTGTGTTTTGAGCTCTAATAAAAATAGCTTTTAACTTGCAGATAATTCatgaaaatttcaaataaaCCACGTTATTGGGTTTCTGTTTAATCACGAAAGGCATGCTTATTTGTAGCTTGGTTTTTACTTTTCCTACTTGTTATATCTTCAAAAAACAATGTATGTGTGATGTCGAAATTCAATACTCATCTGTAATGTGCCTTTAATCCACTGTGGCTTTTAATTTGCTTAAAAGGTCTTCATCACAGACAACCATTCATCGGGGAAAAAAATATGTACAGGTCGTCAAAATTGCAGAACAAGGTGTCTTTTCCTCTCTTTATGTCTTATTAGAAATTTAAGAATTCAAATATGACTTTCTGAATTTTGGTTTTCAAAAGAAATATTTCAGTTATGTCAACCGTTACGGGTAATGAGGATGCTCTTCGGTGCTAGATAGTCTCTGGTTAATATTGATAACATTGATGAAGCTATTGCAATTTATTCAGTCTTCATGGAGGCTTCCAATTGACTTTAATTGAAATAattaatgtccttggtccaaatttgcatttaatgcatttaatgtcaagtctaataaatgcggttcattattaattaagcaagttaattattcagtgagaaaTTTAATtaatgcggttcattattaattaagcaggttaattattcagtgagatagagtccgcttcagttcaagtggaattaatgtaaTTAATATCACaatttactcttgactgaactaataaggtcacacaaatagtacgtgaacggatcaaatatttaggtaaatattatattcagtaaatactctagTTATGGATATTAGAAAATGACGGATGtctgtttcagtgggagctaaacaaactgtcaaaagACAAAGAGagaatatttgccggaaatgaagatgatattccagtaggaacacacacgagaggggggggtgaattgtaattcgaACTTTGATAATGTTTCTTGCAGAAACCAAGGAACAGTAAAGGAACTGAGAGCAAGAAAgactaaaataataattgtgagaacttcttgacactaatcaagaagagaattttttttattatagtaataccTCAATTACAATAACTTtctaacacaagttcctctctaactcgtgttcctcacagtaatctactcttcactttctctcagacttaaactctaagtctttacaggataactctatcctctcTAATCagaaaatacaattcgtgtttagaaacctctagatattaataaagCTTTtgtatataaggaacttaggaactctgaattgactaggacacaaactgtttttagaaaatctGTGATAAAACGTTTtaaggaaagcaaaaactcttagaatgtttgtgtgATTTTCCAGAAATATATttgcccttttatagtgtttatccctagggttagttcccttcaaaacctcaagtgctaactgccagcactttggtctccacgtcccttgacttgaggaacaaggggaagaccacttcccacgtttcaGCCACAAAGCAGTTAGTGgttttgactcaatcaaactcaaaacagattttatttatctacaaaaacttaggagaatttttaggaaaataagttttgcttaaataaaataaaacgtaaatctattttatattaaatatgtaaaacttattttattaattaaatgttttccataaaaattgctTCCAGTAAAAtgaatggcctaattaaatcacaagttccttgagtaccctatataccattagcataattaatattgacataaaattctaagtacagtagactacctagacttttatgtcttccctttgtctggaacttgcaactcagaagcttcagacgttccagctctggaacaatAATGAGTTCCTCTCTGGCTAACATAGGAAAtcgtggccatgagtctgtaattGTTCTTGTGGGCATGAAAAACTCTGGATATGTAaaatgtgttgctcctcttgtgacttcaaaacTAGAACAGATACAGcttccagctcaggaactccagtggctgttccaagtgtaaaccaggaacttcaacatctgattcaagttcctatcctaataggaaCTTAGGCACTTACCTGTCTAAAGTCATTAGCAACCACAATCAGGAAGTATGCAATATGTGTGTCATCAGCCAAAACccaggaacaacaatattccccctttttggtgatgacaacacttgcaaactttttacaaatgaGAGTAAACACAAACAGGAATTGATGCAGACTACAGTGgaacaaaacaacaacaaaaaatagAGAAGAAATACTACtaaaaaaacttaaaaaaaacttACAGGGAGAGTACACAAGAAGttgattcaggaactggattgaTTGTACCTTGAAAGTTTGCaccttgacttccccctgttgacatcaacaaaaagcatagcacgaaatatagccattccaaacacagtgccccacgatcaaagtttggcaagttaagctagcctcaaagtattaaaccaactcacaaaataaattagaaagcaagcagtaatggtCAAGACTAGAAAACACAAAGATACTAACCAAGCAATtcaaataagatggaacaaaaacccaagtttaaaatttatacagaccaaaaaaaattaaaaagattgttccatggcaaaaggtAATTGAAACATGGAATAGGGTGATTAAGCTTGAGATGGGGAatcagaaccagcagtttcctCGATCACTATCTCCTCA encodes:
- the LOC130471482 gene encoding uncharacterized protein, giving the protein MCEILQANVLIEKLPDSWSDYRNLLKHKKRDLTLVELVSHMKVEEVNRLKDTPLKPKNELAVRANLFETNVYSDKNAGHGNLNRGQSSGNTKKGKNKKRNNKAKLKSKAHIAETDDVIVAVNSEVNLVENITEWIVDTGASRHLCANKDMFVELEKVEEGKQVYMENSRISEVLGKGKVILNFTSGKTLALHNVMYVPSLRRNLIFGALLNKVGVKLVFEANKLVHLQ